TTCATAAAGAAATAGATGGAAAAGATTCTATAGTAGGGTTTGACATAGAGATTGCAAATGAAATAGCTGAAGATATTGGAGTAGAGCTAGAGATAAAGGATATGAAATTTGAAGGACTTCTAGCAGCATTACAAACAGGAAAGATAGACTTTATAATTGCAGGTATGGTGCCTACAGCAGAGAGGGCAGAAAATGTAGATTTTTCAAAGATATATTATAATGCAGATCAGAGTTTTTTGACTAAATCAGGAAAAGGCAGTGAATATAAAACTATAGAAGATTTAGCTGGGCTAACAGTTGGAGCCCAAAAGGCTACTACACAGGCAGATATAGCCAAAGATAAGATAGATTCGGGAGAAGTAAAGCTGTTGGCTAAAATAACTGATTTAGTATTGGCACTTAAAAATGACAAAGTAGATGGAGTAGTATTGGTTAAACCTGTTGCTGAAGCATATGCAAAAGCCAATGACGATTTAGAAGTTGCAGAAGTTAGTTTAGGAAAAGAAGATGGAGTATCTATAGCTGTAGGCAAGGGTAACAGTGCATTATTGGAATCTGTTAACAATACTATAGATAAATTATTAGAAGAAAATAAAATAGATAAATTTATAAAGGATGCTACTAAACTTTCGGAAGAGAATTAGTACGGATTGGAGGATGATTATGAAAAATAAGTATTTATCTAAAAGGTATGTACACAATAAATCAACCCCCATGGCCGATGTAGTCCAATTGAGCAAAAAGTATGATGATGTGATAAATTTAAGTTTAGGAGATCCAGACTTTATAACCCCTGCCCCTATTATAGAGGCGGGGTTTAAAGATGCTATCAATGGTCATACAGGGTATGCAGATTCCATGGGGGATTTAGAATTGAGAAATGGGATAATAAAGTATTATAGCAATAATTATAATATGGAGTATAAAAATGATGAAGTGATGGTTGTTGTAGGCGCTTGTCACGGAATGTATTTGGCATTGGAAGCTATATTGGACCATGGAGATGAGGTTATTATACATGAACCCTATTTTACACCTTATAGTATGCAGGTAAAACTGGCTAGGGGAGTGCCAAAATATATAACTACTAAAGAAGAGAATTATTTTCAGTTAGATATAGAGGAATTGGAAAAGAGTATAAATAAAAAGACTAAGGCGATAATAATAAACTCTCCTAATAATCCCACTGGAGCATGTCTGAGTGTGGATAATATGAAGAAAATAGCTGAAATAGTTAAAGAAAATGATTTAATACTTATATCCGATGAAGTATATGGTTCCTTTGTATTTGATGGAGAATTTATACCCTTTGCCAGTTTAGAAGGTATGAAGGAAAGGACTATAACTTTAGGCAGCTTTTCTAAAGATTATGCAATGACAGGTTGGAGAATTGGTTATGTATTGGCAGAGGATTACATTATAAATTGTATTAGAGATATAAACGAGGGAGTGTGTTTTTCTGCACCTACAATTTCTCAAAGGGCTGCGATAAAGGCAATAGAACTTAGTAATGATGTGAAGCTACCTATGGTCGAAGAATATAAAAAGAGAGTAGAATATGCCTATAGACGCATAAATGATATTTCTGGATTTTCTGCTATAATGCCTAAGGGGACATTTTATATATTTGTAAATATTAAAGAGACAGGATTAACCTCTTTAGAGATGAGTAAAAAATTGTTAGAATATGCCCATGTGCTTGTGATACCCGGTATTGCATTTGGTCAAGGAGGAGAGGGGTATATACGTATTGCTTGTACTGTAGGTATAGATAAATTGCAACAGGCCTTTGACAGAATAGAGCACATAAAGTTTTAAGGAGGATTTAATATGGGGAAATTTTCATTAAAATATGGTCATGATTATATAGATTTTTCGTTAGATTCAGGGGATATGATAAGTACAATTAAATCAAAGAACTTTGAAGACAGTACGGAAGAAGAAGTTATACTTTCTGCACTGAAGAATCCTGTTGATAGTGATAGATTAAGATATATGGTAAAAAAAAATGAAAAGATTTGTATAATAGTATCTGATGTTACTAGGGCATGGCAACGAATGGATATATATTTACCATATATAATTGAGGAACTTAAATATGCAGGAGTACCCGATGAAAATATAATATTTCTTTGTGCCACAGGCTCCCATAGGAAGCAGAGTGAACAAGAAAAAAAGAAGATAATGGGTGACCTTTATTCAAGATTTACATTTATTGAACATGATTGTACCGATGAGAAAAGTTTAGTATATCTAGGGGATACATCTTTTAATACACCTGTCAAGGTTAATAAAGTAGCAATGGAATGCGATCATATAATCCTTACTGGTGCTATAGTGTTTCATGATTTGGCAGGATGGTCTGGGGGAAGGAAGTCTTTAATACCAGGAATTGCAGGATATGATACCATAATGTCAAATCATGGATTAGCATTAAAAGAAAAAGTAGGTGAAGGTATAAGAGAAACGGTGACATGTGGGAATTTTAAAGACAATATTGTACACCTAGATATGGAGGAAGGGGCAAATATGATAAAGCCTTCATTCTTATTTAATGTGATAATTGGAGATAATGGTAGTATAGTAGAGGCAGTGGCTGGAAATTATGTAAAGGCCCATAGGATAGGGTGTAAAAAGGTAACGGATAGATTTGCTGTAGATATAGAGAAAAAAGCAGATTTAGTACTGGCATCTTGTGGGGGATATCCTAAAGATATGAATCTATATCAAGGGTCAAAGGGACTGATAAATAGTGCAAAGGCAGTTAAAAAAAATGGATGGGTTATA
Above is a window of Clostridiisalibacter paucivorans DSM 22131 DNA encoding:
- a CDS encoding transporter substrate-binding domain-containing protein: MKKINKLGILLVVLVLTTMSIFAGCQNAEESTGNANGNNGEDSEVTTKLDEIKEAGKIVLGTAADYPPYEFHKEIDGKDSIVGFDIEIANEIAEDIGVELEIKDMKFEGLLAALQTGKIDFIIAGMVPTAERAENVDFSKIYYNADQSFLTKSGKGSEYKTIEDLAGLTVGAQKATTQADIAKDKIDSGEVKLLAKITDLVLALKNDKVDGVVLVKPVAEAYAKANDDLEVAEVSLGKEDGVSIAVGKGNSALLESVNNTIDKLLEENKIDKFIKDATKLSEEN
- a CDS encoding pyridoxal phosphate-dependent aminotransferase, with translation MKNKYLSKRYVHNKSTPMADVVQLSKKYDDVINLSLGDPDFITPAPIIEAGFKDAINGHTGYADSMGDLELRNGIIKYYSNNYNMEYKNDEVMVVVGACHGMYLALEAILDHGDEVIIHEPYFTPYSMQVKLARGVPKYITTKEENYFQLDIEELEKSINKKTKAIIINSPNNPTGACLSVDNMKKIAEIVKENDLILISDEVYGSFVFDGEFIPFASLEGMKERTITLGSFSKDYAMTGWRIGYVLAEDYIINCIRDINEGVCFSAPTISQRAAIKAIELSNDVKLPMVEEYKKRVEYAYRRINDISGFSAIMPKGTFYIFVNIKETGLTSLEMSKKLLEYAHVLVIPGIAFGQGGEGYIRIACTVGIDKLQQAFDRIEHIKF
- the larA gene encoding nickel-dependent lactate racemase, with the protein product MGKFSLKYGHDYIDFSLDSGDMISTIKSKNFEDSTEEEVILSALKNPVDSDRLRYMVKKNEKICIIVSDVTRAWQRMDIYLPYIIEELKYAGVPDENIIFLCATGSHRKQSEQEKKKIMGDLYSRFTFIEHDCTDEKSLVYLGDTSFNTPVKVNKVAMECDHIILTGAIVFHDLAGWSGGRKSLIPGIAGYDTIMSNHGLALKEKVGEGIRETVTCGNFKDNIVHLDMEEGANMIKPSFLFNVIIGDNGSIVEAVAGNYVKAHRIGCKKVTDRFAVDIEKKADLVLASCGGYPKDMNLYQGSKGLINSAKAVKKNGWVILLAQCEEGIGHPEVEEVIRDFDSNIERELYVRNNYSISRYSGYLITKTIENFNTILVSGIDEKILENSNITVVKTIEEALEIFYKNYNKNTFDYYIIPDGGSTMPVVNNI